In Chiroxiphia lanceolata isolate bChiLan1 chromosome 2, bChiLan1.pri, whole genome shotgun sequence, a single genomic region encodes these proteins:
- the STARD10 gene encoding START domain-containing protein 10 — MSGHDSGMSGRDSVQIPDDRDFGAFRAQCESERGWSLTYSKGGVAVWVQLLEPERALHKIKCRMECRDVPAETLYDVLHDIEYRKKWDTNVIETFDIGRLTANSDVGYYAWRCPKPLKNRDVVTLRSWLPMGSDYIIMNYSVKHPKYPPRKDMVRAVSIQTGYLIEGTGAKSCTITYLAQVDPKGSLPKWVVNKSSQFLAPKAMKKMYKACLKYPEWKQKHDPHFKPWLFPEQSRLPALALSELSLQHADSLENIDESSLAESKEDRGEGSDEDSLT, encoded by the exons ATGTCGGGGCACGACAGCGGCATGTCGGGTCGCGACAGCGTGCAGATCCCCGACGACCGGGACTTCGGGGCGTTCCGGGCGCAGTGCGAGTCGGAGCGCGGCTGGAGTCTCACCTACAGCAAGGGCGGGGTGGCGGTCTgggtgcagctgctggagcccgAGCGCGCCCTCCACAAGATCAAG TGCAGGATGGAGTGCCGGGACGTGCCGGCGGAGACGCTCTACGACGTGCTGCACGACATCGAGTACCGCAAGAAATGGGACACCAACGTCATCGAGACCTTCGACATCGGCAGGCTGACGGCCAACTCTGACGTGGGCTACTACGCCt ggaggtgtcCCAAGCCCCTGAAGAACCGGGACGTGGTCACGCTCCGCTCCTGGCTGCCCATGGGCTCCGACTACATCATCATGAACTACTCCGTCAAGCACCCT AAATACCCCCCCCGCAAGGACATGGTGCGAGCAGTCTCCATCCAGACGGGATACCTGATCGAGGGCACGGGCGCCAAGAGCTGCACCATCACCTACCTGGCGCAGGTGGACCCCAAAG gtTCTTTACCAAAGTGGGTGGTGAACAAATCCTCCCAGTTCCTGGCCCCCAAG GCGATGAAGAAGATGTACAAGGCGTGCCTCAAGTACCCCGAGTGGAAGCAGAAGCACGACCCCCACTTCAAGCCCTGGCTGTTCCCCGAGCAGAGCCGGCTCCCGGCCCTGGCGCTCTCcgagctctccctgcagcatgCAGATTCCCTGGAAAACATCGATGAGAGCTCCCTGGCCGAGAGCAAGGAGGACCGTGGCGAGGGCAGCGACGAGGACAGCCTGACCTGA